One genomic window of Halolamina sediminis includes the following:
- a CDS encoding glycosyltransferase produces the protein MDMLDSPAISVIVPVYNDFGGISDTLGSLTDRIDQDHEILVVDNGSTDDTREAIRDYTQDHGHIHLLVEDEIQGSYAARNKGIQHADGNVLAFVDADETVDDNWLETALRAMDEQQADYLGCNVELTLPEDTLVGRYNARTGFPVEQYLETEHYAPTCALLVRREVFEDVGTFDSRLVSGGDREFGERVHEAGYEQGYAEDATVYHPARTSFDTLASKNFRVGRGFCQKQRYYPERFGKPGIPPTPSGSGSNGDDDEPESALTRVAFSLLSITMLACRGFGYYYEFLFGEKRNDIPAPTN, from the coding sequence ATGGATATGCTCGATTCACCTGCTATCTCCGTCATCGTCCCCGTCTACAACGACTTCGGAGGGATCTCTGACACGCTTGGTTCCTTGACTGACAGGATTGATCAAGACCACGAAATCCTCGTCGTCGATAACGGTTCCACCGACGACACCCGCGAAGCGATCCGCGACTACACTCAGGACCACGGGCACATACACCTCCTCGTCGAGGACGAGATCCAGGGCTCCTACGCCGCCCGGAACAAAGGCATCCAGCACGCAGACGGCAACGTGCTCGCGTTCGTCGACGCCGACGAGACTGTCGACGACAACTGGCTCGAAACCGCCCTCCGAGCCATGGACGAACAGCAAGCCGACTACCTCGGCTGTAACGTCGAGCTCACGCTGCCAGAGGACACCCTCGTTGGCCGGTACAACGCTCGAACCGGCTTCCCGGTCGAACAGTACCTCGAAACGGAGCACTACGCGCCCACGTGTGCGCTGCTCGTCCGCCGGGAGGTGTTCGAGGACGTGGGCACCTTCGACAGCCGACTCGTCTCCGGCGGCGACCGCGAGTTCGGAGAGCGCGTCCACGAGGCCGGCTACGAGCAGGGCTACGCCGAGGACGCTACCGTCTACCACCCTGCACGCACCTCCTTCGACACGCTGGCTAGCAAGAACTTCCGCGTCGGCCGGGGGTTCTGTCAGAAGCAGCGTTACTACCCCGAGCGGTTCGGCAAGCCGGGCATCCCGCCGACCCCCAGCGGTTCGGGTAGCAACGGCGACGACGACGAGCCCGAGTCCGCGCTCACGCGCGTCGCGTTCTCGCTTCTCTCGATCACCATGCTCGCCTGCCGCGGCTTCGGCTACTACTACGAGTTCCTGTTTGGCGAGAAGCGCAACGACATCCCGGCGCCTACGAATTAG
- the aglG gene encoding glucosyl-dolichyl phosphate glucuronosyltransferase, which yields MKISVVICTYSMDRYEVFCDAVDSVLEQTYEPVEIVLVVDGNETVYERVREEYGDVENVVHHNNDENRGISYSRTKGAELAAGEIVAFIDDDAAAEPDWVEQLVEVYAESDAIAVGGDVKPDWQITKPDFFPAEFYWLVGVVEPGFAEDGEEVRNTYGSNISYRREEFLEVGGYDPNTGRKGDRHLQAHEAPVGIRLLEEYGRGMVFTEDAVVHHKLFDYRGEFDWLVSRSFWQGYSKRVMDLLYPDAPDDKSEYLEQLLTERVPGRLKGLVRSPSAAAVKQLLAIFVFTGAVGLGYLYAILTPNVVEKANS from the coding sequence ATGAAGATCTCCGTCGTCATCTGTACGTACTCGATGGATCGGTATGAGGTGTTCTGCGACGCGGTCGACAGCGTCCTCGAACAGACGTACGAGCCAGTAGAGATCGTGTTGGTGGTCGACGGTAACGAGACCGTCTACGAGCGTGTGCGTGAGGAGTACGGGGACGTCGAGAACGTCGTCCACCACAACAACGACGAGAACCGTGGGATCTCCTACAGTCGGACGAAGGGTGCGGAGCTCGCGGCGGGGGAGATCGTCGCGTTCATCGACGACGACGCCGCCGCCGAACCGGACTGGGTGGAGCAGCTGGTCGAAGTGTATGCAGAATCGGACGCCATTGCCGTCGGCGGCGACGTGAAGCCCGACTGGCAGATTACAAAGCCCGATTTCTTTCCGGCGGAGTTCTACTGGCTGGTTGGCGTCGTCGAACCCGGGTTCGCGGAAGACGGCGAGGAGGTCCGGAACACGTACGGCTCGAACATCTCCTACCGGCGCGAGGAGTTTCTGGAAGTCGGAGGGTACGACCCAAACACCGGGCGGAAGGGTGATCGACATCTCCAAGCTCACGAGGCCCCCGTGGGGATTCGACTTCTGGAGGAGTACGGACGAGGGATGGTGTTCACGGAGGACGCGGTGGTGCACCACAAGCTGTTCGACTACCGCGGGGAGTTCGACTGGCTAGTGTCGCGGTCGTTCTGGCAGGGGTATTCCAAGCGCGTGATGGACCTGCTGTATCCGGACGCGCCGGACGACAAGAGCGAGTATTTGGAGCAACTACTGACCGAGCGTGTTCCGGGCCGGCTGAAGGGACTGGTTCGATCGCCGTCGGCGGCGGCAGTGAAGCAGCTGCTCGCGATCTTCGTGTTTACGGGGGCAGTAGGGCTGGGGTATCTGTACGCGATTCTGACGCCGAACGTGGTGGAGAAGGCTAATTCGTAG